Below is a genomic region from Rhizobium sp. 007.
CAGGAAGAGCTTAATGAGTTCTGGGTAACCCTGACGCTTGCCCGCAAATGGGTTAATGACGATGCTGCGGCCGTTGCGAGCTGCAGCCTGAACCATTCGTTTAAGAAGTCTGCCGAACCGCTTATTTGTAAACCATTTTCCGAGGTTCCTTCGAAGGAAATCCAACGCAGAATCTCGCTGCCCCTCGGCCGTTTCTCCTTTATGCGCAATGATGGATCTTTGCGGTCGCAGCAGTTGAAAAGCACCTATAAGGACGCAGCGGCCGACAAAGGTGCTGCGTGCACGGCGTGTTGCCGGGCGGCGAAAACGTCACCGACTGCGATCAGGACGGGGTTTTCGTAGCCGATCTCGCTGATGCCTTCGCCAAGACCTGCAAGGTTCCCGTGCCACTGACGCTGCGTCGTGCGGCTCACGTCGCTCATGATGACGGCTGGCGTTTCGGGCGACAGGCCTTCGGCGATCAGCCGGTCGGCAATGAGCGGCGCTGTTCTCCCGCCCATATAAAAGACGGTGGTCGTATGCGGATCGGCAGCGGTGGTCCAATCGACATCCATCGGCAATCCGCCATGGCGGGAATGGCCGGTGATGAAGCGTACAGACTGGGCATGCTCGCGATGGGTCAGCGAAATGCCGAGGCGTGAGGCCATAGCGCTTGCGGCCGTGATGCCGGGAATGACGTCGACCGGAATGTTTTCGCGATCAAGATGAGCGATCTCTTCGCCGGCGCGGCCGAAGATCATGGGATCGCCGGCCTTGAGGCGGACGACGCGCTTGCCCGCCTTTGCGAGTTTTACCATCATCGCGTTGATGTCTTCCTGGCGGCAGCTGCTGCGGCCGCCGCGCTTGCCGACCAGCATGCGCTTGGCCTCGCGGCGCGCGAGTTCCAGCACCTCGGTGGAAACGAGATCATCGAAAAGGATAACGTCGGCGGCCTGCAGCGCTCGAACCGCCTTCAGCGTCAGAAGCTCGGCATCGCCAGGGCCCGCGCCGACGAGCGTGACGCGTCCGGTTGTACTTGTTGTGGATTTCAAGCCCCGAGCAGCAAGCAAAAGCTGCGCCTCGGCCTGGTTGACAGCAGAACCGTCGAAAGCCATGTCGGCGAATTTTTCCCAGAAAAGTCGCCGCGCGGAAGCGGTTTCAAGGAGCCCGTTGACCCTGCCGCGTATCGACTGGGCAAGTCCAGCCCAGGATTTCAGCGTGCGCGGGAGCAAGGTCTCGATCTTGCGGCGGATGGTCTGGGCAAGAATGGGTGCTGCGCCATCCGTCGAGATTGCAACAACGACGGGGGAGCGGTTGACGATAGATCCGAACTGGAACTGGCAGAAATCCGGCTTGTCGATGACATTGACCGGAACGCCCGTCGCGCATGCCGCGTCGAAGAAGCGCCTGGCTTCAAGCTCGTCGTCGCAGTCGGCAATTGCAATGGCAGCGCCGGTCAGACCTTCCATCTGCCAGTGCCCCGGATGATGGATCAGTCTGGCCGCGGCGTGCTCGAGATTGCGGGCGAGAAGCGCCTTGAAGGTGCCGCTCAGCGTTTCGGCGTAGATTTCGACATGAGCGCCGCAGGCAGCAAGAAGTTCCGCCTTCCAGGCGCAGGCGTCGGAGCCGCCGGCCACCACGCACCGCTTGCCTTCAAGCGCCCAGAAGACGGGCAGCTTTGCAAGCGGCTCCATGCGGGCGGGATTGTCATTCCGCGGCTGCTGCAAGACATCCATCGATGATCCCCTTGATTTCGGCGCGGCACGAGCCGCAGTTGGTGCCGGCGTTGAGCTCTTTACCGACTGCCTCGACGCTGCGGCAGCCGCCGCGGACCGCCGCTACGATCTGATTGACGCCGACGGCGAAGCAGGAACAGACTGTGGCACCTGGGTCCGGCTTGTCAGCGCCCGGCCGGCCGGCGACAAGAGCAAAGCGCTTGCGCAAGTCGCCATGGTCGGCGGCAAGCTGTGAGATCGCCCAGCTGCGAGCGACGGCGACCGGTTCGCGGGCGAGGAACAGCGCAGCAAGCAGGCGCGTGCCGTCGAAGAAGGCGAGCCGCAGATCGCCGGATTGCTGATCCGCGTAGCCGAGCGGCTCGATCTCGGCAGGAATACCAAAGGTGCTGCGGCACCAGCCGCACCAGTCTTCGACCGCGTGGTCGAAGGCGAGTTCCAGTCGCCAGCCGCCATCTGCTTTCGCCAAGGCCCAATAGGCGGCGCCAAGGTTTTGCGGTTTGCCCGCCGAGACTGCAAAGCCGTAGCGGGCTGCCTTCAATGGCCGGGCGGCGACGGCGACGTTCTTGGAGGCAGGCTGGCCGGAGAACGGATCGGTGAGCGGGGCAACCACTGCGTCGATGCGAGCCTTGGCGGCAAACTGATCGTTCCAGTGCATGGGCACGAAAATGCTGCCGCGGGCCTGGCGTTCGGTGATCAGCGCGCGCACGACGGCCTTTCCCTGCGGGCTTTCAATTTCGACCAGACCGGCATTACCGATACCGATTTCCATCGCATCTCGGGGGTGTAGTTCGGCAAAGGGTTCGGCGATATGGGCGGAAAGGCGCGCACTTTTGCCAGTGCGTGTCATCGTGTGCCACTGGTCGCGGATACGTCCCGTGTTAAGCGTGAAGGGGTAGTCGGCGCTGGTGCGGTCGGATGCGGGCGGTTCGACCGGCACGAAGCGTGCCTTGCGATCGGGATGAAAAAAGCTGCCCTTCGCAAAGAAGCGGGTCACAGTCCTCTCGTCGCCGACGGGCTGCGGCCACTGAAAGGGTGTCATCGCGTCGTAGGCAGCTTTCTCGATGCCGGCATAGGCGCCGATGTCGAAATCGCGGTTGCCACTGTTTTCGAAGGCCGAAAGCGCGGCATGCTCATCGAAAATGTCTGACGGAGAGGCAAAGGCGAACGCATCGGCAAAACCCATGCGGCGTGCGACCTCGGCCAATTGCCACCAATCCGCGCGCGCATCGCCGGGGGCGTCGATGAAGGAACGCTGGCGCGAAATGCGGCGTTCGGAATTGGTGACTGTACCGCTCTTTTCGCCCCAGCCAAGGGAAGGCAGCAATACGTGGGCATGGCGGGCGGTGTCGGTCGTCTTGAGGATATCCGAGACGACGACGAAAGGGCAGGCCTTGATCGCCGTCTCGACGGCATCGGCATCCGGCAGCGAGACCACCGGGTTCGTCGCCATGATCCAGAGCGCCTTGATGCGGCCGTCGCCGACTGCCTTGAACATGTCGACGGCCTTCAGACCCGGCTTTTCGGCAATCGCCGGCGACTGCCAGAAGCGTTGCACGCGATCGCGGTCTTGTGCGCTCTCAATCGCCATGTGGGCGGCAAGCATGTTTGCCAAGCCGCCAACCTCACGGCCGCCCATCGCGTTCGGCTGGCCCGTCAGCGAGAAGGGACCCATGCCCGGCTTGCCGATGCGTCCAGTGGCGAGGTGACAGTTGATGATGGCGTTGACCTTATCGGTCCCTGACGAGGATTGGTTGACGCCCTGGCTGTAGCAGGTGACGGCCTTCTCGGTCGCCGCGAAGAGGCGATAGAATTCGCGAAGCTGCATTGCCGGCAAGCCGGTCAGTTCCAGGACCTCGTTGAAGGAGACACCAGAGGCGGATGCAAAAGCCTCGGCAAAGCCGTTCGTGTGTTCGGCTACATAATTCTGGTCGATGGCATTGGTTGCGATCAGGTGCTCGAAGAGGCCGAGGAAAAGAGCGACATCGCTGTCTGGCCGGATCGCTAGGTGCAGATCTGCGATGTCGGCAGTCATCGTCCGGCGCGGATCGATGACGACGACCTTCATGCCGGGACGCGCCGCCTTGGCGGCCGCCAGCCGCTGATAGATGACCGGATGGCACCAGGCGAGGTTGGACCCGGTAAGGATGACCAGATCGGCCAGTTCCAGATCCTCATAGGTCCCGGGCACGGTATCGGCGCCGAAGGCGCGGCGGTGGCCGGCGACGGAAGATGACATGCACAGGCGCGAGTTGGTGTCGATGTTGGCCGAGCCGATGAAACCCTTCATCAGCTTGTTGGCGACGTAATAGTCCTCGGTCAGCAGCTGGCCGGAGACATAAAAGGCGACGGAGTCAGGCCCGTGCTCGGCAATGGCATCCGAAAAGCGCTGCGCCACGAGATCAAGAGCCTCATTCCATCCGGCCCGCCGTCCCGCGATCTCCG
It encodes:
- a CDS encoding nitrate reductase codes for the protein MAEEIKTTCPYCGVGCGVIAKIADDGNVSVMGDPDHPANFGRLCSKGSALAETIDLDGRVLHPEIAGRRAGWNEALDLVAQRFSDAIAEHGPDSVAFYVSGQLLTEDYYVANKLMKGFIGSANIDTNSRLCMSSSVAGHRRAFGADTVPGTYEDLELADLVILTGSNLAWCHPVIYQRLAAAKAARPGMKVVVIDPRRTMTADIADLHLAIRPDSDVALFLGLFEHLIATNAIDQNYVAEHTNGFAEAFASASGVSFNEVLELTGLPAMQLREFYRLFAATEKAVTCYSQGVNQSSSGTDKVNAIINCHLATGRIGKPGMGPFSLTGQPNAMGGREVGGLANMLAAHMAIESAQDRDRVQRFWQSPAIAEKPGLKAVDMFKAVGDGRIKALWIMATNPVVSLPDADAVETAIKACPFVVVSDILKTTDTARHAHVLLPSLGWGEKSGTVTNSERRISRQRSFIDAPGDARADWWQLAEVARRMGFADAFAFASPSDIFDEHAALSAFENSGNRDFDIGAYAGIEKAAYDAMTPFQWPQPVGDERTVTRFFAKGSFFHPDRKARFVPVEPPASDRTSADYPFTLNTGRIRDQWHTMTRTGKSARLSAHIAEPFAELHPRDAMEIGIGNAGLVEIESPQGKAVVRALITERQARGSIFVPMHWNDQFAAKARIDAVVAPLTDPFSGQPASKNVAVAARPLKAARYGFAVSAGKPQNLGAAYWALAKADGGWRLELAFDHAVEDWCGWCRSTFGIPAEIEPLGYADQQSGDLRLAFFDGTRLLAALFLAREPVAVARSWAISQLAADHGDLRKRFALVAGRPGADKPDPGATVCSCFAVGVNQIVAAVRGGCRSVEAVGKELNAGTNCGSCRAEIKGIIDGCLAAAAE
- the cysG gene encoding siroheme synthase CysG, coding for MDVLQQPRNDNPARMEPLAKLPVFWALEGKRCVVAGGSDACAWKAELLAACGAHVEIYAETLSGTFKALLARNLEHAAARLIHHPGHWQMEGLTGAAIAIADCDDELEARRFFDAACATGVPVNVIDKPDFCQFQFGSIVNRSPVVVAISTDGAAPILAQTIRRKIETLLPRTLKSWAGLAQSIRGRVNGLLETASARRLFWEKFADMAFDGSAVNQAEAQLLLAARGLKSTTSTTGRVTLVGAGPGDAELLTLKAVRALQAADVILFDDLVSTEVLELARREAKRMLVGKRGGRSSCRQEDINAMMVKLAKAGKRVVRLKAGDPMIFGRAGEEIAHLDRENIPVDVIPGITAASAMASRLGISLTHREHAQSVRFITGHSRHGGLPMDVDWTTAADPHTTTVFYMGGRTAPLIADRLIAEGLSPETPAVIMSDVSRTTQRQWHGNLAGLGEGISEIGYENPVLIAVGDVFAARQHAVHAAPLSAAASL